In Esox lucius isolate fEsoLuc1 chromosome 3, fEsoLuc1.pri, whole genome shotgun sequence, the sequence taggtaggtgatacgtgtcaaagtaacatccacatgaatgacagaaCCCAAGGTTTCCAATCAGAACATTgcacaaagcatcacactgcctcctctggcttgtctccttcccatggtgcatcctggtgccatgtgttctccaggtaagcaccgctcacgcacccagccatccatgagatgtaaaagaaaacatgattcataaccttcttccattgctccatggtccaggtTGCCCGACTGatctgtggctacacagccccatccgcaacaaactgtgatacactgtgtgttctgacacctttctatcagttccagcattaactttttcagcaatttgagctacagtagcttgtctgttggatcagaccacacttgccagccttcactccccacgtgcatcaatgagcccatgaccctgtcgccggtttactgcttttccttccttggtccttttgataggtactgaccactgcagaccaggaacaccccacaacggctgcagttttggagatgctctgacccagtcatctatcCATCACAATTTagtccttgtcaaagtcgctcagatccttacacttgcccatttttcctgcttttaagacatcaactttgaggacagaatgttcacttgctgcctaatatatcccacccactgacagatgccatgataacgagattatcagtgttattcacttcacctgtcagtggtcataatgttatggctgatgggtgtatcagtgttattcacttcacctgtcagtggtcataatgttatggctgatgggtgtatcagtgttattcacttcacctgtcagtggtcacaatgttatggctgatgggtgtatcagtgttattcacttcacctgtcagtggtcacaatgttatggctgatgggtgtatcagtgttattcacttcacctgtcagtggtcataatgttatggctgatgggtgtatcagtgttattcacttcacctgtcagtggtcataatgttatggctgatgggtgtatcagtgttattcacttcacctgtcagtggtcataatgttatggctgatcattgTATTTGTTACACACACCTTttctctgttgtgtgtgtatgtgtgtttatgtgtttgtgtgtgtgtttgtgtatgtttatatgtgtgtctatgtgtttttAGATCTCTCCAGCAGTGTGTTTTCTATTGTCTCCTGCTGCTTCATTCATCTCTGGAGCCACTCTAAGGGTCGACGCCGGACAGAGTCTCTACCACGCTATGTGGCAAATaccaggtagacacacacacacacacacacagtatgtcactTGCAAATGTTCACATGCATTTCATtctacattgtgtgtgtgtgtgtgtgtgcttgcatgcctgtgtgcgtgtgtgtgtgtagaccacAGCGCATGGCCTGAGGCTCCTGAAGGAGAGAACCTGAATGCGCTGAAAGACCTGCTGAAGTCCTAGTCCAAGCTCTAGCTACATACGGAAACACGGTTGTCGCTACGGACACAAATCATCGCTGCGGACACAAATCATCGCTGCAGTAACATGCCCATGGAAACCGACAGATGTTTGTAATTGGGAGATGAAGAGTTTCTCAAGACCTAGTACATTTACTTGGGGTGTGTTCATTTTGTCATTCagttatttgtaaaatgtgtctAAAGTGAAACAGACTGAACACACCCAGTGTTGTTTGCACCTAATGTTTCTTTGGGAGTATTCCTGTGGACTcagcttctgtctgtctgtctggtctctACAGCCTATTCACCTACATATCCTGTACATCACTGTAAATGACTGATATTATCAAACCCAGGAGGTTAGCAGAGCAGAGCTGGAATGGTGGAGGATCGTGTCATTTCGCACAGAGGAGATTTAACAGGTGTCCCACTCCAGTACCAGTCAGCCATGATCATGCTTGTTTCCTAGTTCACCCTTCAGATGTAGGTAGCATACAGATAGCATACTACATGTGGTTGAAATGTTGTGTGCTTCTACTCAAATTGCCTACAAAACCAAATACATAAATTGTTTTgaaaattaatcaatcaaatgtattaatgaagCCCCTTTTATATCAgatgttgtcacaaagtgcttttacaaaacacccagcctgaaacccaaaggagcaaacaacaacagtgttgatgcacagtggctaggaaaaaaatacttaaagGGGGTGAAACTTaggaccagtcctcttctgactgtgccGTGTGAACTTTTTATgagtacaaattgtagtaattaataactgaatgtggtgtgtgtctcGAGTCTGTAAAACAATCCTGGTTGGAAGCGTggccagatggacaaggacatggaCAATCTGGGGGAGGAATGGTCAGCGGAGGGCAGCTGGAATCATCTTGatctacaacacaaccaggaggacagggacagctacgagTCTATCCAGCCTGGTACTCCTGATGTGTGGTCCacgacctcatgtcctcctaaattaAGATGGAGCAGGAGACTGACAATTTAGAGAGCACATTCCTTAGATTAACAAGGATtgacaatggagaaggagaactgctCCCCCGGCACAGAAATATAGCAGCTTAAAACAGTTAAATGAATGTTATGAAGCTGTGTTCTTTTTGCTGTGAGTAGGAAACCATTTTTTATAGCGGAGAAATGGACTGTCCAGAGCTGTAGGGACCGCAGAGTTATTGGTGAGGTGGATTTCTGACCTCTCAACTCggctcacatacacacatgaacatGTGAATATTAAGCAAGAGCTGCAATTAATATTTTACTCCTGAGTCTTACACAAAAGAACCACTCTTCCAGAGGAACTCGAATCACACCTCACTAGAATCATTGAACATAATACCTTCTGAAACTATTTAGACACCTTCACTTTTACACACAATATCtcataatgacaaagttgaaAAAAGTTTTCAGAAATTTGTGCCAAATtatggaaaatgaaaaactgaaatgtctcCTACATAGGTTTAGAACTGCGATAAATCCGAGCTCAGATGTGTCATTTGGTGATCCTTGTTTTTTCTATAACTTTATTACAGTCCACCTATGGCAAATGTAATTGTGGAGTCATGGATCTGAGGAAGGTTACCAAGATTCCCTAGAGCTGGCGGTCTGGCCAAACGAAGTAACTTGGTAGAGCTGGCGGTCTGGCCAAACGAAGTAACTTGGTAGAGCTGGCGGTCTGGCCAAACGAAGTAACTTGGTAGAGCTGGCGGTCTGGCCAAACGAAGTAACTTGGTAGAGCTGGCGGTCTGGCCAAACGAAGTAACTTGGTAGAGCTGGCGGTCTGGCCAAACGAAGTAACTTGGCAAGAAGGGCATTGGTTAAGGAGGTGACTAAGAACGCAAGGGCCACTGCAACAGAGCTTTCGAGTTTCTCTCCAGAGATGGTGGAACCAGCATGAAGGACAGCCATCCATCGGATGTTAGCAAAGTTGAACTTTAATATCCGTGACTAACATTTGtcagatacattttgtatgttgtGTATCAAACTCGATTAGGGTTCCCCAGTTGTGTTTTCGCTGTTACAAAATACAAATTTTTAATGCTGACTGTTCTATTAAATCACATCAGTGGGGGAAGAGAAATATAATATAACGCTGCAGTCCCGCTGGCTAGCTCAACCGTTCTCTCCTGAATAAGAGTCGCGTGCATAGAAAGTATAACAACTATTACTTCAAGCGATTTATGAACTTAGACACATTTTagatatacacattttattccCATATACCGCATAAACACTGCAATGTATGCGCTTCACAAAGTCGAAGGAGAATTAAGTTTGTTCCCTCCGTTGTACCGTAGAAGCGAAAAAGCCGTACATCAGCAGGAGTTGTCGTGGTTCTTCATCCCCAATAGAggtcacaaacaaacaaacagacaggtaACTACATGGATTATATAGTGTGTATGGAAACTGAAATACATTAACTCTAATTACTATTGAAGACTAAGATTAAATTATTGATTAATGACTGTCATTGCTACTTCCAGATGTCCACTGCTAAAGTAGTTGCTAGGTAGCAGCTAAGAATCTAACCTCATCTAGCTAAAACATGACAATGTCCATAAAGTATTTAATATTGGACGGATGGTCAAAATATTTGACTAGATGTAAATCAGGTACTGTTGACGTGTGCTAGCTTTAAGGTGTATGTTCGATGTTACACAGGGCGTTAATGTTTTTGTGAACTATCTGCTATGTAGCTAACGCTAGTTAGCTATAAACATATCGAGATGAACTTCTAACAAGCAAACTTACAGTGAGCTGTACAACTCAAAaccctgcgtgtgtgtgtgtgtgtgtgttaggatggGAGGAGACCACGGGCACAAGCTGCACATGCCAGACTACAAGCAGTGGAAGGTAGAAGGAACACCTCTGGAGTTCACCCAGCAGAGACTGGCAGCCAGAGGACTGAAGGACCCGTGGGCCCGGTGAGTGTGCGTGTACGTGATTGATACAGTGAGGATTGTAgataaacacatgcacacaaacaaaatagacACACCTggtttttagttgttttttcagTTTGTGGGATTGTTCTGATGGGTGTACTACATTGCAAATTAGGTGTTAGCTTGGTAACCCTTTTCAACCTTTCGGGTATTGTATCAGTGTGGCTCACCTTATAGCCAGGTACATTTTCTATAGCATAGTTTCCACAGGAACTAACCTGATTGGTCAGGTTAAGTGGAACCAAACTCCACTAACCTGAGTTAAAGGTGCGCTCAGGTCACTTGATCATCCAGCTGAGAAGTTCACCATTACAAAcaaatcattattatttttttggcaAAACAGGAGTGACATCTGATTGTAGCCTATCAGAACAGTTCGTCCTTCCCACCAATCCATCTGCTGAACAACTGACTGTTTATTGTAATTGGTGGTATGTCTGAGACAGTGAGACCACTCTTTTGACCCCAGTTTTTAATTACTAAGGGCCGggttcacagacacagattgagCTATGTCtaggacaatttttttttgagttcaatagaaaactccattgagcttgttttagTTCTAGACAGTTTTTGAAGaaattagacttttttttatacTCAGATGTagtaaaacagattttattaaTCAAATTGTTTTGGTCACTTTCACTAAAGGAAGTTAACATAGTACAacatttgtatattatttttgtggGATTGAATTAAAATATGGTACTCACTCAgcatttcagtgtgtttttgtctgtatttCATGTGCCTGTGTTTTGAATGCACCCCAAGAAGCTGCTGCTTCTGACGGGACTAATTGAGATCCAGATAAACATGCAAtgtttccttcctctctctcacccacagtGATGAATgtttccctcccctctctcacccacagtaatgaagcatggaggttcATGGGAGGTTTCAGTCGTCCCATAACCCTGGGAGATGTGTTGCTGAGGGGATTTAAATGGGGCTTTGCTGCCTTTGCCGTGGCTCTGGCTGTAGAGTACACTCTCTTCCCACCAAAGAAGTCTGACCACTGACACCCTGACCCACGCCAGGAAGCATTTccaatgtattttctgtataaTAAATGTTGAGTGATTTGATCTGCTGACTGGCTGGTTTCTATTAGTTTGGTTAGGATGAGTCCtgctgcatctctctctccatcacagcTTTGCTTTTCACTGTTTTACCAATGGTACACCTGGGCTGCATTCATGCAGAGTCTTGTCTTCCTGTTTGTTTACTGTTGCCAAACTTGAACTCTTGTGAATGAGATGTGATATTTTCTACTTATTCCCAAAATATTGTATTGGGATCACTGATATACCCAATTTCTATAGAAACACAGAAAATTGAAGGAGAATGTTGATCTGTGCTGCTGGTCAGTCCTGCTTTCTCTTCCTGGTTATCCTTCGAATACACAACGacaaacatttcacaatcaCAGTGACAATGGCTATCACCACGATGACCAGTAGGCCCAGCACATCCAGGCTGTGATACTGGAACCAGCTGAGGTCCTGGGCTGCCACTCTCAGATGTCCCGCGCCTTTATTGCGCATCACAAACTCTGTCCAATAAACCGAGAGCTCCAGAGGGTCAATAGGGCGGTCCTTGTGGATGGCAGAGAGCTTCAATAGGCTGGACTTATACctacacacagaaagacacactgGACAATCAATCTTGAAAGGTTTTGAATTAACAGTACAGGGAATGAAGACAAACACGTTGAATTAAAGcaaaagacaaacacacctgAATACAGGTAAGGTAGTCTCACCTGGTGTTGTTTATGACCTCATCCAGAGCCTGTATAAGTGTTTCCATGGTGACGTGGTTAATGTCCAGGACCATGCCAGCTCCCTTACCAGCCAATCGGTGGGCGTTATCATACTGGTCGCCAAACAGTGGCAACATCACCATGGGAACGGCGTGACACACCCCCTCGTACAGCCCATGGGTTCCAGCATGGGTCAGGAAGGCCCGGGCACCACTGTGAGCTGATAGACAGACGGGCAGACAAGACAGGTAGCCAAAGGCTTGGTCATCCTGGTCCTTTACTTCAGGGATAACCCATCAGTCAGTTAATTACATCTCACTCAATCACATATTAGTCAATCACATCTCACTCAATCTgtcatttctttaaattttggaGGGAGATTTTGAGATCATTCTGAACACTGTGACATACCCAGCAGATCATTCTGAACGCTGTGACATACCCAGCAGATCATTCTGAACACTGTGACATACCCAGCAGATCATTCTGAACACTGTGACATACCCAGCAGATCATTCTGAACACTGTGACATACCCAGCAGATCATTCTGAACACTGTGACATACCCAGCAGATCATTCTGAACACTGTGACATACCCAGCAGATCATTCTGAACACTGTGACATACC encodes:
- the ndufb3 gene encoding NADH dehydrogenase [ubiquinone] 1 beta subcomplex subunit 3 codes for the protein MGGDHGHKLHMPDYKQWKVEGTPLEFTQQRLAARGLKDPWARNEAWRFMGGFSRPITLGDVLLRGFKWGFAAFAVALAVEYTLFPPKKSDH